The DNA region AAGTCCGCGAGGCTCACTTGGCAAAATCCTTGTTTTTCATCCGGATTGGGGATAAGGTATGCATTGCATTTATAATTGATTGCTCATCTCCTTTATGCTGCTGGAATCAAGTCATCACTCTATCCCATGTATTAGGAGAAAGCCCTGGAACATCTCAAGATAACAGAAACCAAGACTGTTGCAGTGGGGCAGAAGATGGACTTGGTGTTTTATACGCTGCAGCTTGGTTTCTTTGACATGGATTTTGATCTAATTTCCAAAAGTATTGACAAAGCTAAAAGGTAATTATTTGAATCTCATATATCTGTAGTTATATCCTCTGCTATGTTTTTGATTTAAGCGATGGCTTTCTAACTGTTTGCAACATTATTACATGGTTATGAATTTACTAATTACTATTATTCTTAAAGGATATTAGAGTACCGGGAGTTTGTTTGAGATGAATGCGTTTCTTGCGGTTTCTTTGTCTTGTGTGTTTGGTTTGCTTATCAGTTTCTTTGGATTTGCTGCGAGAAAAGCGGTTTCGGCTACTGCTTTTACGGTTACTGGGGTTGTGAATAAGTTTCTCACGGTGGCTATTAATGTGACGATTTGGGATAAGCATGCTAGTCCTGCTGGTCTGGTTTGTTTGCTTTTTACTATAATTGGGGGAGTTCTTTATCAGCAATCGGTTACTGGGAATTGTTCAATGCTATCAGTATGAAAAAACCCTGTTATTCAAATGATGTGATTCAAACTGTTTGCTGAATTTTATGCAGGAATGTTAAATCTGATCTCTGTACTGAACATGAACATAACATGTaatgtttttcattttcataGAAATAGTATCAAAATTCTGCATGTGCTTGATATTATGCTTATAAGTATAAGTAAATGATTACTTCAAGCATTACACACTTGGTTAATGTGATGCAGGAGGATTTTGAGGAGCATGCTGCGAAAGTCAAGACTCTAAAAGAGAGTCCATCAAATGAAAACTTGCTTATCCTTTATGGATTGTACAAGCAAGCCACTCTTGGACCTGTTACCACCGGTGAGTTTTCTTTTATTTAAGAAGTCATTTTCAAATCGATATTTCCACTTTTGAATCCTCACTGTCACCTTCCTGCAATAACGAGTGGAGGGTTAGGGCCGGCACAAGCTTAAGGCCGAACAAACCGTTATAAGTTGAAAACAACTTATGGACATGTCATAAGCTATTTCTATAAGATCTTCTAAACAGTTTCGCTAATGTTTATGTCGGTAGATAAACTCAAGTAGGCTAATACAGAAATGCCCTAGGCAATAAGGCTTATGGATTATGATTGTTCATGATTTTGTGTATGATTTACAGCTCGTCCTGGGATTTTCAGCCAGAAAGACAGAGCTAAATGGGATGCATGGAAGGCTGTTGAAGGTAGAAAAAGTTATAAGTTTCGGTTTTTAGTGTGAATATTTTGTTATGGTGCTTTTGTGCTATGAAATACCGACACAAACACGACACTAAGACATCGTCAATCTATAGTTTCAATGCAACAGTcaaaattatatttatttattttgcaGGAAAATCCAAGGATGAAGCAATGAGTGATTACATCACTAAGGTGAAACAGCTGCTCGAAGAAGCTGGTCTTTCTGCTTAACAACATTGTCATGTCTAGCTTTCTAGTTCTATGCTAAAAGTTTCTATgtattttgaaaataaaacagttgcagtgtttgatgtttgatcTAAAACTTTTAATATATAGTCTTAATTGTTCTGTATTGAATTACATGTGTTACAATGAGGTCAGGTAACTTCATCACAACTACTGAAAATGTCTGTTGACAGATGCAGTGGCTAGAAACTTGAAAT from Lathyrus oleraceus cultivar Zhongwan6 chromosome 1, CAAS_Psat_ZW6_1.0, whole genome shotgun sequence includes:
- the LOC127132653 gene encoding acyl-CoA-binding domain-containing protein 1; this translates as MITSSITHLVNVMQEDFEEHAAKVKTLKESPSNENLLILYGLYKQATLGPVTTARPGIFSQKDRAKWDAWKAVEGKSKDEAMSDYITKVKQLLEEAGLSA